The following are from one region of the Gammaproteobacteria bacterium genome:
- the rpoB gene encoding DNA-directed RNA polymerase subunit beta: protein MPTLSASGRQRSTTQALSYTEKKRMRKTFRKSKEAMTEPYLLTVQLESYERFLQAGIAPEERGNFGLNGAFKSVFPIVGYSGQAQLDYVSYELGESGFNVHECKLRGLSYAAPLRVKVRLTIYEKDSAGNKHTVKDIKEQEVYMGEMPLMTETGSFIINGTERVVVSQLHRSPGLYYEHDKGKTHSSGKILYSARIIPYRGSWLDFEYDPKDCIFIRIDRRRKLPASIILRALGYTTEEILGLFFDNNTLHIHDESVVLDLIPERINGEIAHVDIKDKKGKVIVQQGRRITMRHVNRIAEANIKTLELPFEYIFGKTMAKTLVDKETGEVIANANDPITPELFNKFKEAKIKTVEVLFTNDLDCGPYMSDTLRIDPTSNQLESLVEIYRMMRPGEPPTKDAAENLFQNLFFVEERYDLSPVGRMKFNRRVGREGFEGPGVLMKEDIIDALKVLVAIRNGKGEIDDIDHLGNRRVRSVGEMTENQFRIGLVRVERAVKDRLSLADSENLMPQDLMNAKPVSAAIKEFFGSSQLSQFMDQNNPLSEVTHKRRISALGPGGLTRDRAGFEVRDVHPTHYGRVCPIETPEGPNIGLINSLAVYARINSYGFIESPYRRVLNCKVTDDFDYLSAIEEGDFYIAQASTTLDKNGKIIDELVACRYKGESTFASPEQVNYMDVSAKQIVSVAASLIPFLEHDDANRALMGSNMQRQAVPTLRPEKPLVGTGMEHMVAIDSGVTVVAKRGGIVDSADASRIVVRLNEAETSSSDVGVDIYNLTKFQRSNHNTCINQRPLVNVGDVVSRGDVLADGPSTDLGELALGQNLLVAFMPWNGYNFEDSILISERLVEEDRFTSVHIQELTCIARDTKLGAEEISADIPNIGEGALSKLDDSGIVYIGAEVETGDILVGKVTPKGESQLTPEEKLLRAIFGEKASDVKDTSLRVPPGSNGTVIDVQVFTREGTQKDERALAIEKAAFVRIKKDLNDQLRIQEDSIFSRVEYLLVGKTAAGGPNKLKAGAKITKTYLDELDRSKWFDVRLKNEETTAHLEAHEKQLKQLHKDNEKKLDAERKKLQQGDDLAPGVIKIVKVYLAVKRRIQPGDKMAGRHGNKGVISTIVPIEDMPFMKDGTPVDIVLNPLGVPSRMNVGQVLETHLGWAAKGLGLKIGELLDKHAKAPDLRKNLSAIYESDKDQLSSLKELNDDEIVHLSQNLRAGVPMATPVFSGAKESEIKAMLALAGLPESGQATLYDGRTGLAFDRPVTVGYMYLLKLNHLVDDKMHARSTGSYSLVTQQPLGGKAQFGGQRFGEMEVWALEAYGAAYTLQEMLTVKSDDVQGRTRMYKNIVDGDHRMEAGMPESFNVLVKEIRSLGIDFSLEQD from the coding sequence ATGCCGACATTATCTGCTTCTGGACGACAACGTTCTACCACCCAGGCTTTATCCTACACCGAAAAAAAACGTATGCGAAAAACCTTCCGTAAAAGCAAGGAAGCAATGACCGAGCCGTATTTGTTAACAGTTCAGCTCGAATCATATGAGCGTTTTTTGCAGGCTGGTATCGCTCCGGAAGAGCGCGGAAATTTTGGTTTAAACGGTGCTTTCAAATCCGTATTTCCAATTGTTGGTTATTCTGGGCAAGCTCAACTTGATTATGTGAGCTACGAATTAGGTGAATCAGGATTCAATGTCCACGAATGTAAACTTCGAGGGCTTTCGTATGCAGCGCCTTTGCGTGTGAAAGTGCGTTTGACAATTTACGAAAAAGATAGTGCAGGCAACAAACACACCGTCAAAGATATTAAAGAACAAGAAGTATATATGGGTGAAATGCCTTTAATGACAGAAACGGGAAGTTTTATCATTAATGGTACCGAGCGCGTTGTAGTGTCACAATTGCATCGATCACCAGGTTTGTATTATGAACACGATAAAGGTAAGACCCATTCATCTGGCAAAATACTCTATTCCGCTCGTATTATTCCTTATCGTGGTTCTTGGTTAGATTTTGAGTATGATCCTAAAGATTGTATTTTTATTCGTATCGACCGTCGTCGAAAACTTCCAGCGAGTATTATTTTACGCGCGTTGGGTTACACTACTGAAGAAATTTTAGGTTTATTTTTTGACAATAATACCCTTCACATTCACGATGAATCTGTTGTTCTTGATTTAATTCCAGAGCGAATTAATGGTGAAATTGCACACGTTGATATTAAAGACAAAAAAGGAAAAGTTATCGTTCAGCAAGGTCGTCGCATTACAATGCGACATGTTAATCGAATTGCTGAAGCAAACATTAAAACATTGGAATTACCGTTTGAGTATATATTCGGTAAAACAATGGCAAAAACGTTGGTTGATAAAGAAACTGGAGAAGTCATTGCAAATGCAAATGATCCAATCACTCCTGAATTATTTAACAAATTCAAAGAAGCCAAAATTAAAACAGTCGAAGTTTTATTTACAAATGACCTTGATTGCGGTCCTTACATGTCTGATACATTGCGCATCGATCCAACCAGTAATCAATTAGAGTCTTTGGTTGAAATTTATCGCATGATGAGACCCGGCGAACCTCCTACAAAAGATGCTGCAGAAAATTTATTCCAAAATTTATTTTTTGTTGAAGAACGTTATGATCTTTCACCGGTAGGTCGAATGAAATTTAATCGACGCGTGGGTCGAGAAGGTTTCGAAGGCCCTGGCGTATTAATGAAAGAAGATATTATTGATGCACTTAAAGTGTTGGTTGCGATTCGTAATGGTAAAGGCGAAATCGATGATATCGATCACTTAGGAAATCGACGCGTACGAAGCGTTGGTGAAATGACTGAAAACCAATTCCGTATCGGTTTAGTTCGTGTTGAGCGCGCAGTAAAAGATCGATTAAGTTTGGCAGATTCAGAAAATCTTATGCCGCAAGATTTGATGAACGCAAAACCAGTTTCTGCTGCAATTAAAGAGTTTTTCGGATCCAGTCAGCTTTCACAATTTATGGATCAAAATAATCCGTTGTCAGAAGTGACTCACAAACGTCGTATTTCTGCCCTTGGGCCTGGTGGTTTAACACGCGATCGTGCAGGATTTGAAGTGCGTGACGTACATCCTACTCATTATGGTCGAGTTTGTCCGATTGAAACTCCTGAAGGACCGAATATTGGTTTAATTAATTCGTTAGCAGTTTATGCGCGAATTAATAGCTATGGCTTTATTGAAAGTCCATATCGTCGTGTTCTTAATTGTAAAGTCACCGATGATTTTGATTATCTTTCTGCGATCGAAGAAGGTGATTTTTACATTGCTCAAGCGAGTACTACACTCGATAAAAATGGAAAAATTATTGATGAGTTAGTTGCTTGTCGTTACAAAGGTGAATCAACTTTTGCATCCCCAGAACAAGTTAATTATATGGACGTTTCTGCGAAGCAAATTGTTTCGGTTGCTGCTTCATTAATTCCGTTTTTAGAGCATGATGATGCTAACCGTGCTTTGATGGGATCAAACATGCAGCGTCAAGCTGTACCCACTCTTCGTCCTGAAAAACCTCTAGTAGGTACTGGTATGGAGCATATGGTGGCAATCGACTCTGGTGTTACTGTAGTTGCAAAACGTGGCGGTATTGTTGACTCAGCGGATGCATCGCGAATTGTTGTGCGTCTCAACGAAGCAGAAACGTCATCAAGCGATGTGGGCGTTGATATTTACAATTTAACCAAGTTTCAGCGTTCTAACCACAACACCTGTATTAATCAAAGACCTTTAGTGAATGTGGGTGATGTTGTTTCACGAGGCGATGTGTTGGCCGATGGTCCTTCCACCGATTTAGGTGAATTGGCATTAGGACAAAATTTATTAGTCGCATTCATGCCTTGGAATGGATACAACTTTGAGGATTCTATTTTAATTTCTGAACGATTAGTGGAAGAAGATCGTTTTACTAGTGTGCATATTCAGGAGTTAACGTGTATTGCTCGTGATACAAAATTAGGAGCAGAAGAAATTTCTGCGGATATTCCTAATATTGGTGAAGGTGCATTATCGAAGTTGGATGATTCCGGTATTGTGTATATTGGTGCCGAAGTGGAAACAGGCGATATTCTCGTGGGTAAAGTTACGCCAAAAGGCGAGTCACAATTAACACCCGAAGAAAAATTATTGCGTGCAATTTTCGGTGAAAAAGCATCTGATGTAAAAGATACTTCATTGCGAGTACCGCCAGGAAGTAATGGTACTGTGATCGATGTTCAAGTGTTTACTCGTGAAGGTACGCAAAAAGATGAACGTGCTTTAGCAATTGAAAAAGCTGCTTTTGTGCGCATCAAAAAAGACTTAAATGACCAGCTACGTATTCAAGAAGACTCTATATTTTCTCGTGTAGAATATCTTTTAGTGGGTAAAACGGCAGCGGGTGGTCCGAATAAATTAAAAGCCGGTGCGAAAATCACTAAAACGTATTTGGATGAGCTCGATCGTTCAAAATGGTTTGATGTGCGATTGAAAAATGAAGAAACTACTGCACATTTAGAAGCGCATGAAAAGCAATTGAAGCAATTGCATAAAGATAATGAGAAGAAGTTAGATGCTGAACGTAAAAAATTGCAACAAGGTGATGATCTCGCTCCAGGTGTGATCAAAATTGTTAAAGTGTATTTGGCGGTAAAACGTCGCATTCAGCCTGGTGATAAAATGGCAGGTCGACATGGTAATAAAGGTGTAATTTCAACGATTGTTCCTATCGAAGACATGCCTTTTATGAAAGATGGCACGCCTGTTGATATCGTTTTAAATCCTTTGGGTGTTCCTTCGCGTATGAACGTGGGTCAAGTATTGGAAACACACTTAGGTTGGGCTGCGAAAGGGCTGGGATTGAAGATCGGTGAATTATTAGATAAACATGCGAAGGCCCCAGATTTACGAAAAAATTTATCTGCTATTTATGAGAGTGATAAAGATCAGTTATCTTCTCTAAAAGAGTTGAATGATGATGAAATTGTTCATCTCTCACAAAATTTACGTGCAGGTGTTCCAATGGCAACGCCAGTTTTTTCGGGTGCTAAAGAATCTGAAATTAAAGCGATGTTAGCGTTAGCGGGATTACCAGAATCTGGTCAAGCTACATTGTATGATGGACGAACAGGATTGGCTTTTGATCGACCAGTGACAGTGGGTTATATGTACCTACTGAAACTGAACCATTTAGTGGACGACAAAATGCATGCTCGTTCTACGGGGTCATACAGTTTGGTGACTCAGCAACCTCTAGGTGGTAAAGCGCAGTTTGGTGGACAACGATTTGGTGAGATGGAGGTTTGGGCGCTTGAAGCATACGGTGCTGCTTATACCTTGCAAGAAATGCTCACTGTGAAATCAGACGATGTTCAGGGTAGAACTCGGATGTATAAAAATATCGTGGATGGTGATCATCGTATGGAAGCAGGTATGCCGGAATCTTTCAATGTATTAGTGAAAGAAATTCGGTCGTTAGGTATTGATTTTAGCCTCGAGCAAGATTAA
- the rplL gene encoding 50S ribosomal protein L7/L12: MATLSRADILNAVAEMSVMDIVELVKDMEEKFGVSAAAPIAVAAAPAAGAAAAVEEKTEFDVIMTNAGANKIGVIKVVRELTSLGLKEAKDLVESAPATIKEAAAKDEAATIKKKLEEAGATVEVK, encoded by the coding sequence ATGGCAACATTATCAAGAGCCGATATTCTTAACGCAGTCGCTGAGATGAGCGTAATGGATATTGTTGAGTTAGTTAAAGATATGGAAGAAAAATTTGGTGTATCTGCTGCAGCGCCTATCGCTGTTGCTGCTGCTCCTGCTGCGGGCGCTGCTGCCGCTGTAGAAGAGAAAACCGAATTTGACGTCATCATGACTAACGCTGGCGCTAACAAAATTGGTGTGATTAAAGTGGTTCGTGAACTTACAAGTCTTGGCTTAAAAGAAGCTAAAGATTTAGTAGAAAGCGCACCTGCCACCATTAAAGAAGCTGCTGCTAAAGATGAAGCGGCGACTATCAAGAAGAAACTTGAAGAAGCTGGCGCAACCGTTGAGGTTAAGTAA